The Prionailurus viverrinus isolate Anna chromosome X, UM_Priviv_1.0, whole genome shotgun sequence genome segment acacagatggacacacacacacacacacacaaccccagtCTTGACTGTTCTGTTGGCACCGACCTACCCCTCCGCCCCGAATTTCTGTGCATAAAACACCCAGTCTCTTGGGAAGAGGGTCTGGTGTGGCAGAAGCTGCCCGTACCTCACTGAGACCTGGCTCCTGGCTGAGGGAAGGAAGCAATGCCCAATCCCCAGTGAGCGGCAAATGAACATGGAGTTCAGACTAAATCTCACATGACCTCAAGAGGCAGCCAGGGAGCCTGACCTGGGACACAGAACTAGCATTTCACGGTGCAGGTCAAATGGCACTGGAAAGGGGCCCGTGCAGACACATGGAGACCCATCACGCACACTTGCCATGGAAGCTGGCCACATTCCAGCCAAGGGCAGTGCGACCACcaggctggaggaggggcagtgaggaggcTTGGACGTGAAGGACATGAGAGCTCCCATGGTTGTGCCGTGCATTTCCAGGTGCTGGCAGGCAGTTTGCCCCAGGTTGGCCCAGAGCCACTGCAGGCCCCATCGCCCCCCCTCCAGCCCAGACACCAAGCTGTGCTTTTCTCTCCTGGGCCCTGTACCTGCTCTCTGGCTCTGCACCCCACTGGGCTGTGACTTCTGCCTCTACCCCGCTTCTGAACCCAGGGAGGGAGCACTGACAGGATTGGAAACTGAGGGCCAAGGCCGAGCACTaaatgggagaggaggaggaggcgccAGTTCCTGGGCCAGCTGCCCTTGTGCCTGTGAGGTGGCAGCACCAGAGGGAGGTAAGGACGCCTAGAGGGGGCTGGGCccaggaggggggaggagcagctCAATTGTGCCCTATAACATCTGTGGAAGCACAGGTGCAGGCGAGGCCACTGATGACAGAAAGCCACGGGAGTGATCTGGGAACCTCAGAAGTCAGAGCAGACAGTGGTCCCAAGGAGGGAAGGGAACAGGGACTGGACTTCTGGAAGGGGTCATGAGTCcctgcaggagggggagggggaaggacggAGATGAATGGGAACCTAGAGACCCAAAAAGAGGAGGAGATTAGGAGAGAGCCTGAAGGGAGCCTACAGGGGAAAGGGGGGCAGGTGCTCGCGCGGCCAGGTGGAGCCCACACCCCACCCAGACGGGGACACTCTGCCGGCGTGACTGCAGGGTTCCCAGCGGAGGTGGCCCAGACTTCTCTCAAGGACAAGGCCCACCACACGACACCTGTTCTGGAAAAGGCTGCAAAATAGAGCAGCTCCCTGCCCTgaccctccttcccatccccagcTACCTCCTCACCCCCCCAGAGAGGACAGACTTGAGAACATGAGAGGTACTTTAATTTGAAGGTGCTGTGAACTTGGGTGGGGAAGTGGCAAAAAACAGGGAGAGGAAGCCCAGGCCGAGGTCGAACGTCGAACGGGAGGGAAGCAGCTTGGGCACAGCTTCCTGGCTCCAAAGGTACCAGCCGCCCCTCTTGTACAGAGATGCTGACTCAGCTTCTCCAACAGAGCAGAGTCAGGGAAGAAGAGCATCAGGCCAGGGCCAGCCCACGGCCCTCCTCAGCAGCCACGACCATGGGAAGGGGTATGGTGTGTGTAACACTCACTTCAAAGGGTCTGGAACTGGTCAGTCAGGGACTGCAGGGCCGCTGAAACAGAGACAGGCATTAGCAGGTGCTCCGGACCCGGGGACAGAGAACCCTGTGCTCCTGTCCCCTTGGAGAACTGCCTAGTCCTGCAACCTGAAACCCAcgccccccctcccagcccctatCCAAAGAGCCCTGCGACTGACCTACTCAACCACCAGCTGAATTAAATATGGATGTGTCGTACAGGGGAACAAAACGTGCCAGCAGTTCTCAAGTTCTGGATCAACTTGGAACCATTCAGAGCTTGTCGGACAAATACACACTGTCCAAGCCACACCAAAGAGCAGTTAAAGGGAAAATCAATGAGGCATCTCTAAACGTCCAAAGAGAGAGATTCTCTGGGACTCATGGTGGTCAGCAAACTGTGCACCCAGGTAGGCGACTTTCCCATTGGTGCACACACCTAGCTGTACACgcaaagcagtctccagggtcAAGCCTGCTAGGTTCCCCTTCCAATGGGAATCTTGGTCCCTGTGGGGCTGCCTGCACCTGCAGCCCATCGCGGGTCCTGCACTGAGACAcacccccccacgcccccctctgcctctgccctgaccCAGCCCCAGCTAGAGGTTCCTCATACCAAGCTGCTCTTTCAGGTTGTCAACTTCTCTCTGCAGCAGGAGACACTAGGCCCACAaacatgggagagagagaaaagcatattAGTATACCCTGGCCTCTCTCCTcatcctccccctctcctgcgaGCACCACACACCAAGGCCTAGTGGCTAGACTGGCACAGGACCCTCAGTGGAAAGGAGGCGCCTTCCCTTTGTGGGGAGCAGAATGGGAGGGGGGTACATATGTCAGTTTAACCTGGACACGGATCCCACCAGGTAGTTGGGGCCTGCATTTCTAGGAGCCAGAGCAAGCATTACCTGAGGACAGCCCTGTGCTCCAGGTGGTTGCTGCTGCCTTTCCGGTCTTGGGGGGTGGACAAGCGCTTCCTGGTCATCTGAGAGGGAAAGAACACAAAATCCAGCTTCCAAGGCTCCCAGTGAGGTGGAAAGGGCTTCGTGGGGTCTAACGTGAGGCAACACTACCCTCTGCTGGCAACAAGTTGCCCCTGCTCTGCCAGCAGCTCCACTCTTCTCCCTGGGCGTGCCTCTCCTGTCTCCCAGGGCCAGCCCATCCTTGATGGTGGTCCCCAAGGCCGGTGGCTCTGAGCTGGACTCTCCCAGAGCTGCAGCCACAGCCAGCCACTGGGAAGAGCAGCACGGCCAAATACAACTTTGTGGAACAAGGCTCTGTTCTGCTGAAAGTCTATGTCCGGGGTTGGGGTTTGGGGGTGTCCACGAACCACCCTTGCCACACAAACCCCACGCAGAGGATGATGTGGCTTAAGGCCGGTCCTGTCGACACCCTGTTTCCTATGGGAGAAGCTGCCTGGgtcagagaggaggcagggaacaAAGCTGAGCCTCCACCCTCCGCAGAGccacaggcagaggcagaggcggcCCTCCTGATCCCGTCTCCCCTGCACTCCTGTGCAACCTGCAACACTCACCCGAGGGTGTGGGCTCTCTGGGCATGACGTCTCCCTGGCTCGGAGCCAAGGGCTGTGAGCTTCCCTGAAACTGGGGGGCTCTGGGGTTGAGGTCACCACGACTGCTTGCCTCACGATGCATGAATGGACAAGACGGCTCTGGCCTGTGTGCTGAAAGctgctaaaagaaaaatttctcacTCATTTGGACTTGggatgttttgtgttttgtggggGTGTAGTAGGTGTATAcgggtgtgtgtgcgcgcgcgcatgcgtgTTTAGGGGCT includes the following:
- the LOC125157905 gene encoding uncharacterized protein CXorf49-like — translated: MAWTCAPPPPQVTGMLDPVICTRADMKLSAHRPEPSCPFMHREASSRGDLNPRAPQFQGSSQPLAPSQGDVMPREPTPSDDQEALVHPPRPERQQQPPGAQGCPQCLLLQREVDNLKEQLAALQSLTDQFQTL